From Cyclopterus lumpus isolate fCycLum1 chromosome 4, fCycLum1.pri, whole genome shotgun sequence, a single genomic window includes:
- the prrc2c gene encoding protein PRRC2C isoform X1, whose translation MSEKSGQSTKAKDGKTKYATLSLFNTYKGKSLETQKTAVAARHGLQSLGKVASSRRMPPPANLPSLKAENKGNDPNVNIVPKDGSGWASRPEGGEERQQETPPPPIKPPVVVQPPEPSIGASRSWANSKPTQPEGAPRVSSHFQQEFPSLQAAGEAEKGDEQEEEEPYGPGPSLRPQNVGSWREGGGRNLITAPVPPEMDNKALEEGAPVLGTPTPPGEAEEPGGSVAADVKRDGRERLPPSVAPPPQPKVNGGQQPPAGGPTNFDPAFRGMMPPYMFHAYPQMTLAPGQGNFRYPVPQDGAKMVRGPRPIRPQQGHPQAWLKDPDRPSIISLTELKELDNLDTDTDEGWAGAQMEVDYTEKLNFSDDEENQAAKEKRENWEWMGKVERMRSRPPDGQEGAEDRGGIKISRVDGDPRAPSPGGVGQHNKSAAPQDYQGGVRSVAGGAQRVAKQPQAAAAPGADEDPEAWRQKRKKPQEVSEAVERARQRRGEEERRMEEQRLAACAEKLKRLNEKYRQANEAKTALPSTANDEEGAAQEEESSPAPPPPPAASSPLPSIPDSQSQAPIVEAPLPEREDRDEEKTEREHERVEPSVEVEVEVEVEVEEEEEEEEQEQQQVVEVEVHLPRQPSPPVQRPVAEAPEPQSEGESCSLEVGPPMEENQVDGTTVPIRDYFNMEDNRVDEPHLHMDTPGGEEAPVAPPQLEGEAAAAMRPSLTSGYSKQFQKSLPPRFLRQQEQMKQQQWQQQQHQSGGSVSPSGGSGSIPAPPPPPPPQQQQQPQQQQTQQQQQQHRSMYQPMGPHHQHLASMGFDPRWLMMQSYMDPRMMSGRPPMDMSTNIHPGRMPPKQIVRREPGDNSGSSSDSFDHLTRPIRDHGLPSDSRMVWGSEPYPQSEPLPSVTPPKGREDIKEPRMDSPLDLPAIYPQDHSALDSHKSNFFQDPTESLSAFTQGPEDTTGPLDRVPVGSAFDLEEPGLPSGEEVEALGQAMLQRRFSQGSSHSLKLEEPRFDGLSLGATSLELQDTGEQADDKPQNELYPQAAVTSNRATPPADGLHKQEKLPLPATSKQRAELRWGARSGAGRREGPGGERPVRRSGPIKKPVLRDMKEEREQREEREKRHERGERGGDRSKKEPSAKAPTAAAAVSEGARPQSEGKREAAEETPTAHQKDSQPSSGVPTSSPQEEKTDKPPSNDKHPEPKLPLRKESNLPPRSYRREEREREREREKEIDGDRDRDRDRDRDREWPVDSNFKGRGRGEYYARGRSFRGTYGGRNRGGGGRGRSRAEFNYREPRSRSDLPSVGGAAAFRNREESETRSESSDFEVIPKRRRRRGSDTDSESEGGRESASDTGPSDREPSTKPSHPLRRELPGEARPGPHKPGFGPPHMGERVGPRGEDDGRPKPGFLQKGEPSRRGRGGLYSRRGGARERGGPRLGPLRRPGARESSSQWPSKPMETFRPEDTESTSRYDNPAADRRYPRSDGRKFGDMASQSSRERPRRSRPARPPRQDKPPRFRRLKEREAAVLASGEPAPSPPVPLLPGSAAAGPNQSSRSPTRSRTHASVLAEAAAADLSSPADAASPGTSSPTTTAVGTKSPDLSNQNSSDQANEEWETASESSDFNERREREERKGALEAANEAASAASAPVPAPPQGSLTPNKSPPDRGVTPRREGAPAAKRSFSSQRPVERPNRRGNSGAKPGRGYAGVKGERRGGAKSGRKGPAAQQNLEGGAQTAGGASQRPTKDQSGRRKDEAKQAAAKKPKENALSQFDLNNYASVVIIDDHPEVTTTEDPQSNAIDDGFTEVVSRKQQKRLQDEEKRKKEEQTPQNWSKKGSGEKGRGGGGKLPPRFAKKQSSQQQQQQQQQQQQSSQPPVVPPPQAQPQPLISAAQHPHLAPAQPAAAAASPQTLEGAAAPPPSVSAAAVDFTSKSLLPAQTHGTLGTELWESKVAGSTVLPDAKKLGPISPPQPPSVSAWNKPLTSFTGTVSEGVKPGSEAGAELVMDIIQFGAPSSAGSTDSDGVPALLEIVSENKLPAPKEQRQKQPRAGPIKTQKLPEMEPVETKEYKPGPIGKERSLKNRKAKDARGGDGDGMEGGVPGGVVSRATDSSPPIIDATVPELGGDIEGMITIPSAEYNSNSKESVTDYTTPSSSLADSVPTGVNKIEESLVANVALPHSLPLPRRETLQQSSSLSTVSPATVDLTLKMESARKAWENSPILEKNSPVTSSSSPITPGASSYSTFSSASMPQIPVASVTPSTSLSGAGTYTTSSLSTKTTTASDPPNICKVKPQQLQGGSLSSSSSSSSSSFSQLGCMPTLLPQQQQTPQVYVSQSAAGSAAQIPAFYMDTSHLFSAPHPRLAPPSMAQQQAFQPGISQPTAVQQMPIPLYAPLQGQHQHQQQHQQHQHQHQQHHQHQHQHHQQHHQHQAQLGLGTGPPVSQQQDLFSSSLQPYRSQQAFMQSSLSQPSMMLSGPSLHSYAGVQASELGKPQSNLAYQQASSAQHIPILFEPQLNQPSGMGASQLIDTHLLQVTSLHKGTVPLGLMARQGMSQHSNMYSGQVQQHGQSSYYSNTQSPSSAMQQMTVSMPSSQLSLSNYGSGGGPPLLALPPTPPQVQPPNINRQPPISQPYRSIMGPNHSMMQPPTSKMDMDLKLFGGGMDVKPGTPPIGARSTTPTSSHYRASSTSPSNQSSKINSMLYQKQFQASSAGMRMAQHFPGQFNPQILSQPNIVSPLVRPPHINSFAGGVQRSPMGPPMSPNVGGGLMPHPHPRPQHPQHSQHLPRGPPVPSLAPRGTHLAMKAEQDLKAKQRAEVLQATHKFFSEQQQLKATQLSKASRLDQGGKPPLDASAPNHQASADRPDLDKPPISTAKPIRTGPIKPQAMKPEEGK comes from the exons ACAGGAGTTTCCCAGCTTGCAGGCGGCTGGCGAGGCGGAGAAAGGGgacgagcaggaggaggaggagccttaTGGACCGGGCCCCAGCCTCAGACCTCAAA ATGTTGGCAGTTGGCGTGAGGGTGGAGGCAGGAATTTAATCACCGCGCCCGTCCCCCCTGAGATGGACAACAAGGCCCTGGAGGAGGGCGCCCCGGTCCTCGGTACCCCTACACCGCCGGGGGAAGCCGAGGAGCCTGGGGGAAGCGTAGCCGCTGACGTTAAGAGGGATGGCAGGGAGCGGTTGCCCCCCTCCGTCGCCCCCCCTCCTCAGCCCAAAGTTAACGGCGGGCAGCAGCCTCCCGCTGGAGGGCCGACTAACTTCGACCCTGCCTTCAGGGGCATGATGCCCCCCTAC ATGTTCCACGCCTATCCTCAGATGACTCTGGCCCCGGGGCAAGGAAACTTCAGATACCCTGTACCACAAGACGGAGCCAA GATGGTCAGGGGTCCTCGTCCAATACGACCCCAGCAGGGACACCCCCAGGCCTGGCTCAAGGACCCAGACCGACCCTCCATCATCAGCCTGACGGAACTCAAAGAGCTGGACAACTTGGACACCGATACCGACGAGGGCTGGGCAG GAGCTCAGATGGAGGTGGACTACACCGAGAAACTGAACTTCAGCGACGAtgaagagaaccaagctgctaaggagaaaagagaaaactg GGAGTGGATGGGTAAAGTGGAGCGTATGCGATCTCGGCCGCCAGATGGTCAGGAGGGGGCCGAGGACCGCGGGGGCATTAAAATCTCCCGGGTCGACGGTGACCCCAGAGCGCCATCACCTGGCGGTGTGGGGCAGCACAACAAGTCAGCTGCCCCACAGGACTACCAG GGGGGCGTCCGTTCTGTTGCTGGTGGAGCCCAACGCGTGGCCAAACAACCGCAGGCCGCGGCGGCGCCCGGCGCCGACGAGGACCCCGAAGCCTGGCGACAGAAGCGCAAGAAGCCTCAGGAGGTTTCTGAAGCCGTGGAGCGAGCGAGGCAGCGGCGGGGAGAAGAGGAACGGCGGATGGAAGAACAGCGGCTCGCCGCTTGCGCTGAAAAACTCAAGCgtttaaatgaaaaatatcgGCAGGCGAACGAGGCCAAAACTGCCCTTCCGTCGACCGCCAACGACGAAGAGGGAGCTGCCCAAGAGGAAGAGTCCTCGccggctcctcctccacctcctgccgCATCCAGTCCTCTACCTTCCATCCCAGATTCACAGTCGCAAGCCCCGATCGTGGAGGCGCCTCTACCTGAGAGGGAGGACcgagacgaggagaagacggaGCGAGAACACGAGAGAGTAGAACCaagtgtggaggtggaggtggaggtggaggtggaggtggaggaggaggaggaggaggaggagcaggagcagcagcaggtggtggaggtggaggtgcaccTGCCTCGCCAGCCCAGCCCCCCTGTCCAGAGACCAGTGGCCGAAGCTCCAGAGCCCCAGAGCGAGGGCGAGAGCTGCTCGCTTGAAGTCGGCCCTCCAATGGAGGAGAACCAGGTAGACGGGACAACAGTGCCCATCCGAGACTAtttcaacatggaggacaacaGAG TGGATGAGCCCCACCTGCACATGGACACCCCCGGTGGCGAGGAGGCCCCCGTGGCGCCACCGCAGCTggaaggagaagcagcagctgcCATGCGTCCCTCTCTTACCTCGGGCTATTCCAAACAGTTTCAAAAATCCTTACCGCCTCGTTTCCTCCGACAGCAG GAGCAGATGAAGCAGCAACAAtggcaacaacagcagcaccaGAGTGGGGGCTCCGTGTCTCCATCGGGTGGCAGCGGCAGCattccagctcctccaccaccaccaccaccacaacaacaacaacaaccacaacaacaacaaacacaacagcagcagcagcaacaccgCTCCATGTATCAACCCATGGGCCCCCACCACCAGCACCTGGCCTCCATGGGGTTTGACCCCCGCTGGCTCATGATGCAGTCCTACATGGACCCCCGCATGATGTCGGGACGTCCTCCCATGGACATGTCGACTAACATTCATCCTG GGAGGATGCCTCCGAAGCAGATTGTGCGCAGAGAGCCCGGCGACAACTCCGGCTCCAGCTCTGACTCCTTCGACCATTTGACTCGACCAATCCGTGACCACGGCCTGCCGTCGGACTCGCGCATGGTGTGGGGCTCGGAGCCGTACCCGCAGTCGGAGCCGCTGCCGTCCGTAACTCCTCCGAAAGGACGGGAAGATATCAAGGAGccgag GATGGACTCTCCTTTGGATCTCCCAGCCATATATCCCCAGGACCACAGTGCATTGGACTCTCATAAAAGTAACTTCTTCCAGGACCCTACAGAGTCCCTGTCAGCGTTTACCCAGGGCCCAGAGGACACAACGGGGCCTCTAGACCGGGTACCCGTCGGCTCAGCCTTTGATCTTGAGGAGCCGGGCCTTCCCAGTGGGGAAGAGGTAGAAGCTCTTGGTCAGGCTATGCTCCAGAGGAGGTTCTCCCAGGGCTCCAGCCACTCCCTCAAGCTGGAGGAGCCCAGGTTTGACGGGCTATCCCTGGGAGCTACATCTCTAGAGCTGCAGGACACGGGAGAACAGGCTGACGATAAGCCCCAGAATGAACTCTACCCCCAAGCTGCGGTGACTAGCAACAGGGCGACGCCTCCTGCCGATGGATTACACAAACAAGAGAAGCTGCCTCTGCCAGCCACTAGCAAGCAGAGAGCCGAGCTGCGCTGGGGTGCGAGATCGGGCGCCGGTCGCAGAGAAGGACCAGGGGGAGAGAGACCCGTTCGCAGGTCGGGGCCGATAAAGAAGCCCGTCCTCAGGGACATGAAGGAGGAGcgagagcagagagaagagcGAGAGAAGCGTcacgagagaggagaaagaggcgGTGACCGGTCCAAAAAGGAGCCGTCGGCCAAAGCGCCCACTGCGGCCGCCGCCGTGTCCGAGGGCGCCAGGCCTCAGAGTGAGGGCAAGAGGGAAGCCGCCGAGGAAACGCCGACCGCCCATCAGAAAGACTCCCAGCCTTCATCGGGGGTTCCCACCTCTTCCCCTCAGGAGGAGAAAACAGACAAACCGCCCAGCAATGACAAACACCCAGAACCCAAACTGCCCTTGAGGAAGGAGTCCAATCTTCCTCCACGTTCCTACCggcgggaggagagagagagggaacgcgagagggagaaggaaaTAGACGGGGACCGGGACAGAGACCGGGACCGGGACAGAGACCGGGAGTGGCCCGTTGACTCTAACTTCAAAGGACGCGGTCGAGGGGAGTATTACGCCAGAGGACGGAGCTTCCGGGGGACTTACGGCGGCCGaaacaggggaggagggggtcgCGGTCGAAGCCGCGCAGAGTTCAATTACCGAGAGCCGCGCTCGCGCTCCGATTTACCTTCGGTTGGAGGCGCTGCCGCCTTTCGCAACCGGGAAGAGAGCGAAACGCGCAGCGAGAGCTCGGACTTTGAGGTCATTCCAAAACGTAGACGGCGTCGCGGTTCAGACACGGATTCTGAAAGCGAAGGCGGGAGAGAGTCCGCCAGCGATACCGGACCGTCTGACCGCGAGCCCAGCACCAAACCGAGCCACCCGTTGAGACGAGAGCTCCCCGGGGAGGCCCGGCCCGGGCCCCACAAGCCAGGCTTTGGACCTCCTCACATGGGGGAGAGGGTTGGACCGAGAGGCGAAGATGACGGCAGACCGAAGCCCGGATTCCTCCAGAAAGGAGAGCCTTCTCGGCGAGGAAGGGGAGGACTGTACAGTAGACGGGGTGGAGCGAGGGAGCGCGGCGGCCCCCGCCTGGGCCCTCTTAGACGGCCGGGAGCTAGAGAATCCTCTTCTCAGTGGCCCTCCAAACCCATGGAGACGTTCAGGCCCGAGGACACAGAGTCCACGTCGAGATACGACAATCCTGCAGCTGACCGACGATACCCGAGGTCCGACGGCAGGAAATTCGGAGACATGGCGTCCCAGAGTAGTAGAGAGAGGCCTCGGCGGTCCAGACCAGCGCGCCCCCCGAGGCAAGATAAACCTCCCCGGTTTAGGCGCTTGAAGGAACGGGAGGCTGCCGTGTTGGCTAGTGGAGAACCGGCCCCGAGTCCCCCTGTCCCTCTACTGCCAGGGTCTGCAGCTGCCGGTCCCAACCAGAGCTCTCGCTCCCCGACCCGGTCTAGAACTCATGCATCTGTGCTTGCTGAAGCGGCGGCCGCTGACTTGTCCTCTCCTGCGGACGCAGCCTCGCCCGGGAccagcagccccaccaccaCCGCGGTCGGCACCAAGTCCCCCGACCTGTCCAACCAGAACTCTTCGGACCAAGCCAACGAGGAATGGGAAACGGCGTCCGAGAGCAGCGACTTCAACGAAAGGAGAGAGcgggaggaaaggaaaggagcgCTGGAGGCCGCCAACGAAGCGGCCTCCGCCGCCTCCGCCCCGGTTCCCGCACCCCCACAGGGCTCTTTGACCCCCAATAAAAGCCCCCCCGACAGAGGGGTGACCCCCAGACGCGAGGGCGCTCCCGCGGCCAAGAGGAGCTTCTCGAGTCAGAGGCCCGTAGAGAGACCGAATCGCCGAGGCAACAGCGGAGCCAAACCAGGCCGGGGCTACGCAGGAGtcaagggggagaggaggggcggGGCCAAAAGCGGTCGCAAAGG CCCCGCGGCCCAGCAGAACTTGGAAGGCGGAGCCCAAACCGCAGGAGGAGCGTCCCAGAGGCCCACGAAGGACCAGTCGGGCCGTCGCAAAGATGAGGCCAAACAGGCCGCCGCTAAGAAGCCCAAAGAGAACGCGCTCTCTCAGTTCGATCTGAACAATTACGCCA GTGTTGTGATCATCGACGACCACCCGGAGGTCACCACCACAGAGGACCCCCAGTCCAACGCCATCGATGACGGCTTCACGGAGGTCGTCTCCCGCAAGCAACAGAAACGCCTGCAGGACGAAGAGAAACGGAAAAAGGAAGAGCAGACTCCTCAG AACTGGAGTAAAAAAGGCTCCGGTGAGAAGggcagaggaggcggaggaaagCTGCCACCGAGATTTGCTAAAAAGCAGTCatcgcaacaacaacaacagcagcagcagcagcaacaacagtcCTCTCAGCCTCCTGTAGTCCCTCCACCTCAGGCCCAACCTCAACCCCTCATTTCTGCTGCCCAGCATCCTCACCTCGCCCCCGCGcagcccgccgccgccgccgcctcccccCAGACTCTGGAAGGCGCCGCGGCTCCACCGCCCTCCGTCTCCGCTGCCGCTGTGGACTTTACCTCAAAGAGTTTGCTGCCCGCGCAGACGCACGGCACTCTGGGTACAGAGCTGTGGGAGAGCAAGGTGGCGGGCTCCACTGTCCTTCCCGACGCCAAGAAGC TTGGTCCAATCAGCCCTCCCCAGCCCCCTTCTGTGAGTGCCTGGAACAAACCTCTTACCTCCTTCACCGGCACCGTCTCTGAG GGTGTGAAGCCCGGGTCGGAGGCCGGTGCGGAGTTGGTCATGGACATCATTCAGTTCGGGGCGCCGTCGTCCGCGGGCAGCACCGACAGCGACGGCGTCCCGGCGCTGCTGGAAATCGTCTCCGAAAACAAACTGCCGGCTCCCAAAGAACAGAGGCAGAAACAACCTCGAGCCGGCCCGATCAAAACGCAGAAG cttcctgaaATGGAACCGGTGGAAACGAAGGAGTACAAGCCCGGTCCCATCGGTAAAGAGCGCTCGTTGAAGAACCGCAAGGCCAAAGACGCTCGCGGGGGAGACGGCGacgggatggagggaggagtcCCCGGAGGAGTCGTCAGCAGAGCCACGGACTCCAGTCCGCCCATTATTGACGCCACGGTACCCGAGCTGGGAGGAGACATCGAGGGCATGATCACGATCCCCTCAGCGGAGTACAACAGCAACTCTAAG gaGTCGGTCACAGACTACACCacgccctcctcctcactggcCGACAGCGTTCCTACGGGAGTGAACAAAATAGAAGAGAGTTTGGTGGCAAAT GTGGCGCTTCCTCACTCGTTGCCTCTTCCTCGACGAGAGACCCTGCAGCAGAGCTCCAGCCTCAGCACCGTCTCTCCTGCCACCGTTGACCTGACATTAAAG ATGGAATCGGCGCGTAAGGCGTGGGAGAACTCCCCGATTCTGGAGAAGAACTCGCCggtcacttcctcttcctcccccatcACCCCCGGCGCATCCTCGtactccaccttctcctccgcCTCCATGCCGCAGATCCCCGTGGCTTCTGTTACCCCCAGCACCTCCCTGTCAG gtGCCGGCACCTACACGACGTCGTCCCTCAGCACCAAGACCACCACGGCCTCTGACCCCCCTAACATCTGCAAGGTGAAGCCCCAGCAGCTGCAGGGCGGCAGtctgtcctccagcagcagcagcagcagcagtagcttCTCTCAGTTGGGCTGCATGCCGACCCTCCtgccccagcagcagcagaccccGCAGGTGTACGTCTCTCAGTCTGCAGCAG GTTCTGCAGCTCAGATTCCAGCCTTCTACATGGACACTAGCCACCTCTTCAGCGCCCCCCACCCTCGCTTGGCGCCTCCCTCCATGGCGCAGCAGCAGGCCTTCCAGCCCGGCATCTCACAG CCGACAGCAGTGCAGCAGATGCCCATCCCTCTCTACGCTCCACTGCAAGGTCAGcaccaacatcaacaacaacatcaacagcatcagcatcagcaccaaCAGCATCatcagcaccaacaccaacaccaccaacaacatCACCAACACCAGGCTCAGCTCGGACTCGGCACCGGTCCCCCCGTCTCCCAGCAACAGGACCTCTTCAGCTCCTCGCTGCAGCCTTACAG GTCTCAGCAGGCGTTCATGCAGAGCAGCCTGTCGCAGCCCTCCATGATGCTGTCGGGGCCGTCGCTGCACAGCTACGCCGGCGTCCAGGCGTCGGAGCTCGGCAAGCCTCAGTCCAATCTGGCCTATCAGCAGGCCTCCTCCGCCCAGCACATCCCCATCCTGTTTGAGCCGCAGCTCAACCAGCCCTCTGGCATGGGAGCCTCCCAGCTCATCGACACGCACCTGCTGCAGGTAACCAGTCTGCACAAAGGGACTGTTCCACTGGGCCTCATG gccCGACAGGGGATGAGTCAGCATTCTAACATGTACTCGGGGCAGGTGCAACAACACGGCCAGAGCAGCTACTACAGCAACACCCAGTCGCCCAGCTCTGCAATGCAACAG atgaCGGTCTCGATGCCCAGCTCCCAGCTGTCCCTGTCGAACTACGGCTCGGGTGGAGGCCCGCCCCTCCTGGCGCTGCCCCCCACGCCCCCGCAGGTCCAGCCCCCCAACATCAACCGACAGCCCCCGATCTCCCAGCCGTACCGAAGCATCATGGGCCCCAACCACAGCATGATGCAGcctcccaccagcaag ATGGACATGGATCTGAAACTCTTTGGCGGTGGGATGGATGTGAAGCCCGGGACCCCTCCCATCGGCGCCAGGAGCACTACACCCACCTCCAGCCATTACAG AGCGAGCTCCACGTCTCCTAGCAACCAGTCCAGTAAGATCAACAGCATGCTGTACCAGAAGCAGTTTCAGGCCAGCTCCGCCGGCATGAGGATGGCGCAGCACTTCCCGGGCCAGTTCAACCCACAG ATTCTGTCTCAGCCCAACATCGTGTCCCCTCTGGTTCGACCTCCTCACATAAACTCGTTTGCCGGAGGCGTCCAGCGCTCTCCCATGGGGCCCCCGATGTCACCCAATGTGGGCGGCGGCCTCATGCCCCACCCCCATCCCCGACCTCAGCACCCACAGCACAGCCAGCACCTTCCCCGAGGACCTCCCGTTCCCTCGCTCGCGCCAAGAGGCACACACCTGGCGATGAAGGCCGAGCAGGACCTAAAG GCGAAGCAGCGGGCCGAGGTGCTCCAGGCCACGCATAAGTTCTTctcggagcagcagcagctcaaggCCACGCAACTCAGCAAGGCGTCGCGGCTCGATCAGGGGGGGAAACCCCCCCTCGACGCCTCCGCCCCCAACCACCAGGCGTCGGCGGACCGCCCAGATCTCGACAAACCCCCCATCTCCACGGCCAAGCCCATCCGGACCGGCCCCATCAAACCGCAGGCCATGAAACCAGAAGAGGGCAAGTAA